The Pelecanus crispus isolate bPelCri1 chromosome 7, bPelCri1.pri, whole genome shotgun sequence genome includes a window with the following:
- the GRAMD2A gene encoding GRAM domain-containing protein 2A has translation MAAPGSAGPPRSAKPMHEKTAPLKSPEPMHGREKLEASHKEKSLDSLDGSLHLNEALKDEDIKKCHREVAASKYNSQYHKLFKDIPTEESVLKVCSCALQRDILIQGRLYISPNWLCFYANLFGKDIKVVIPVVSVQLIKKHKTARLLPNGLAITTNASRKYIFVSLISRDSVYDVLRRVCTHLQVSSKKSLSLKELTEEPDAVSLEVIVPEGKWRKVSPASLSLSLPDADYQCIHRTSVGSLSTKESSFTSEEPLVSESAINTEEELEVEQNCVAELRPSDYQLLKIFIVLICLLVVSSSYLAFRIFRLEQQLCSLNRDYLSRGHRR, from the exons ATGGCGGcgccgggcagcgcggggccgccgcgcaG TGCCAAACCGATGCATGAAAAAACAGCTCCCCTGAAGAGCCCTGAGCCCATGCATGGCCGTGAGAAACTGGAGGCATCGCACAAGGAGAAGAGTTTGGATTCCCTTGACGGCAG cctCCACCTGAATGAAGCCCTGAAGGATGAAGACATCAAGAAATGCCACCGGGAAGTG GCCGCTAGCAAGTACAACTCCCAGTACCACAAGCTCTTCAAGGACATCCCGACAGAGGAGAGCGTGCTGAAAG TTTGTTCCTGTGCCCTCCAGAGAGACATCCTCATCCAGGGAAGGCTTTACATCTCCCCCAACTGGCTCTGCTTCTACGCAAACCTTTTTGGGAAGGACATCAAG GTTGTGATCCCAGTGGTCTCTGTACAGCTGATAAAAAAGCACAAGACAGCTCGGCTGCTGCCCAACGGCTTGGCCATCACCACCAATGCCAGCAGAAAG TACATCTTCGTGTCCCTCATATCCCGTGACAGTGTCTATGACGTCCTGAGGAGAGTCTGCACGCACCTGCAG GTTTCAAGTAAGAAGAGCTTGAGTTTGAAGGAGCTGACAGAGGAGCCCGATGCTGTGTCACTG GAGGTGATCGTCCCTGAGGGCAAGTGGAGGAAGGTGTCACCCGCTTCGCTGTCACTGTCGCTGCCAGATGCCGACTACCAGTGCATCCACCGAACTTCTGTTGGCAGCCTGAGCACCAAGGAGAGCTCCTTCACCTCCGAGGAGCCCCTGGTTTCGG AAAGTGCAATAAACActgaggaggagctggaggtggAGCAGAACTGTGTGGCAGAGCTGAGACCTTCCGACTACCAGCTCCTGAAGATCTTCATTGTGCT CATCTGCCTCCTGGTCGTGTCCTCCTCATACCTGGCGTTTCGCATCTTCcgtctggagcagcagctctgctctctgaaCCGGGACTACCTCTCCCGCGGACACAGGAGGTGA
- the SENP8 gene encoding sentrin-specific protease 8 — protein sequence MDPVVLSYMDSLLRQSDVALLEPPNWLNDHIIGFAFEYFANHQFQEFSDQVCFISPEVAQFIKCALSQEEIAIFLQPLDLLHKKLVFLPINDNSNQIAGGTHWSLLVYFRDKKCFAHYDSHSKCNSVHAKQVAGKLDAFLGKRGGKATFVEEKAPAQQNSYDCGMYVICNTEALCQGYFKGRPEPLLQLLTPSYITQKRSEWKALITKLAQK from the coding sequence ATGGACCCTGTTGTTCTCAGTTACATGGACAGTTTGCTGAGGCAGTCAGATGTTGCCTTGCTGGAGCCCCCAAACTGGCTTAATGATCATATCATTGGATTTGCCTTTGAGTACTTCGCCAACCACCAGTTCCAAGAATTTAGCGATCAGGTTTGTTTTATCAGCCCCGAAGTGGCTCAGTTCATTAAATGTGCCCTTAGTCAGGAAGAAATAGCCATATTCCTTCAACCGCTGGACCTTCTCCACAAGAAGCTGGTGTTCTTGCCTATCAATGACAACTCCAACCAGATCGCTGGGGGCACCCACTGGAGCTTACTAGTTTATTTCAGGGACAAAAAGTGCTTCGCCCATTACGATTCCCACAGTAAATGCAACTCTGTCCACGCCAAGCAAGTGGCAGGGAAGCTGGATGCCTTCTTGGGCAAAAGAGGGGGCAAAGCAACCTTCGTGGAGGAGAAGGCACCTGCCCAGCAGAACAGCTATGACTGTGGGATGTACGTCATCTGCAACACAGAGGCTCTGTGTCAGGGATACTTCAAGGGCCGGCCGGAGCCTTTGCTGCAGCTCCTCACTCCCTCCTACATCACGCAGAAGAGATCGGAGTGGAAAGCTCTCATCACAAAACTGGCACAGAAGTGA